Proteins encoded in a region of the Streptococcus sanguinis genome:
- a CDS encoding aldose epimerase family protein, with the protein MKSYRESIFGKLGSQEILAYTFENDRGYRLTVMNYGATVVQYVTPDKDNHFDNIVVGFDQFEDYIGNSPKHGASIGPVAGRIAGAAFELNGQTFQLETNNGSNCNHSGSSGWDSAVFEVEEVSNDGLIFYTERTDGTGGFPGNLKIWVSYTLTEKGELEISYQVQTDQDTLLNPTNHSYFNLSGRFNQPIDDHILQLNTDGVYPIAADGLPDKKADAECDFVKKLTKGAALKEIFDAPDEQIQLVSGLDHPFALSPSRDQAGALYHPASGRRLTIETQAPCLVIYSANCVDDSVQFDGQSMIQHNGLALEAQALPDAIHSSQQSDVILKAGQIFTSRTVYFADVKATL; encoded by the coding sequence ATGAAATCTTACCGAGAATCCATTTTTGGCAAGCTGGGAAGTCAGGAGATTCTGGCTTATACCTTTGAAAACGATCGAGGTTATCGTCTGACAGTCATGAACTACGGAGCGACCGTCGTCCAGTATGTTACTCCTGATAAGGATAATCACTTTGACAATATCGTCGTTGGCTTTGATCAGTTTGAGGATTATATTGGAAACAGCCCTAAGCACGGAGCCAGTATTGGTCCGGTGGCTGGGCGTATTGCCGGAGCGGCTTTTGAGCTGAATGGTCAGACCTTTCAGCTAGAGACCAATAATGGCTCAAACTGCAATCATAGTGGATCCAGCGGCTGGGATAGTGCGGTTTTTGAAGTAGAGGAAGTCAGTAATGACGGACTTATCTTTTATACAGAGCGGACTGACGGAACTGGCGGTTTTCCGGGCAATCTGAAAATCTGGGTTTCCTATACCCTGACAGAGAAAGGCGAGCTGGAAATCTCTTATCAAGTTCAGACTGATCAGGATACCTTGCTCAATCCGACCAACCACAGCTACTTCAACCTGTCTGGTCGTTTCAATCAGCCCATTGATGACCATATTCTGCAGCTCAATACCGATGGTGTCTACCCTATCGCAGCTGATGGCCTTCCTGATAAAAAGGCTGATGCAGAGTGTGACTTTGTTAAGAAGCTGACCAAGGGCGCTGCCCTTAAGGAAATTTTCGACGCGCCAGACGAGCAAATCCAGCTGGTATCTGGCTTGGATCATCCTTTTGCGCTAAGCCCAAGCCGAGACCAGGCAGGCGCGCTCTATCATCCAGCATCGGGCCGCCGTCTGACTATTGAGACTCAGGCGCCCTGCTTAGTGATTTATTCAGCGAATTGCGTAGATGATTCGGTTCAATTTGATGGACAGTCTATGATTCAGCATAATGGCTTGGCTCTGGAAGCTCAGGCTCTGCCGGATGCCATTCACAGCAGCCAGCAGTCAGATGTCATTCTCAAGGCCGGTCAGATTTTCACCAGCAGGACAGTGTATTTTGCTGATGTAAAAGCAACTTTATAA
- the lacD gene encoding tagatose-bisphosphate aldolase: MEKLQISHKKVSHLKKLSDEQGIIGALAIDQRGSLKKMLASGEDAPSGDQALVQFKELISSQLTPYASSILLDPEFGLPAAELRDASCGLIVAYEKTGYDATAEGRLPDLLPNWSASRIRDMGADAVKVLIYYDVDDKPEINDIKQAWVERVGSECLAEDIPYFLEILTYDAKSDSVLDANYAKLKPHKVNEAVKLFSNPRYHVDVLKVEVPVNMNFVEGFTKEGVEPVYSVTEARAFFKEQSDATHLPFIFLSAGVSAELFQETLRLAHKAGSQFNGVLCGRATWKDAVSVFAQEGAAAAQEWLDETGRQNIEDLNQVLRQTAVSWVDKLDLPFEDRTWQVRDF, from the coding sequence ATGGAGAAATTACAAATCAGCCACAAAAAAGTGAGCCATTTGAAAAAATTATCAGACGAGCAGGGAATTATCGGGGCTTTAGCCATTGACCAGCGTGGCTCGCTAAAGAAAATGCTGGCTAGTGGAGAAGATGCGCCTTCTGGTGACCAAGCTCTGGTTCAGTTTAAAGAATTAATCTCCAGTCAGTTGACGCCCTATGCCAGCTCCATCCTGCTGGATCCAGAGTTCGGTCTGCCGGCAGCAGAGCTGCGGGATGCGTCCTGCGGGCTTATAGTGGCCTACGAGAAGACTGGCTATGATGCGACAGCCGAGGGCCGCCTGCCAGACTTGCTGCCAAACTGGTCAGCTAGTCGCATCCGAGACATGGGCGCAGATGCCGTCAAGGTCTTGATTTACTATGATGTGGATGATAAGCCGGAAATCAACGACATCAAGCAGGCCTGGGTTGAGCGCGTGGGCAGCGAATGCTTAGCTGAGGATATTCCCTATTTTCTGGAGATTCTAACCTATGATGCTAAGAGTGACAGTGTCTTGGACGCTAACTATGCCAAGCTTAAGCCGCATAAGGTCAACGAGGCAGTCAAGCTCTTTTCAAATCCCCGTTATCATGTAGATGTCTTAAAGGTTGAAGTGCCAGTCAATATGAACTTTGTCGAGGGTTTCACCAAAGAAGGAGTTGAGCCAGTCTACAGCGTGACGGAAGCCCGAGCTTTCTTTAAAGAACAGTCAGATGCGACGCACTTGCCTTTCATCTTCCTCAGCGCTGGTGTCAGTGCCGAACTTTTCCAAGAAACGCTGCGGCTAGCCCATAAAGCGGGCTCACAGTTTAACGGAGTTCTGTGCGGACGGGCTACCTGGAAGGATGCGGTTTCTGTCTTTGCCCAAGAGGGAGCTGCAGCAGCTCAAGAGTGGCTGGACGAGACAGGCCGTCAGAATATTGAGGATCTTAATCAAGTCTTGCGCCAAACAGCGGTGTCTTGGGTGGACAAGCTTGACCTGCCTTTTGAAGACAGAACTTGGCAAGTTCGTGATTTTTAA
- a CDS encoding PTS system mannose/fructose/sorbose family transporter subunit IID, with protein MTNSNYKLTKEDFKQINKRSLFTFQLGWNYERMQGSGYLYMLLPQLRKMYGDGTPELKEMMKLHTQFFNTSPFFHTIIAGFDLAMEEKDGVKSKDAVNGIKTGLMGPFAPLGDSIFGSLVPAIMGSIAATMAIAGQPWGIFLWIAVAIVYDIFRWKQLEFAYKEGVNLITNMQSTLTALVEAASVLGIFMVGGLIATMINFEVSWVWNIGEKAIDFQDMMNLIFPRLIPAVFTGFIFWLLGKKGMNSTKAIFIIIIMAVSFSAIGYFLLGQVPE; from the coding sequence ATGACGAACTCTAATTATAAATTAACAAAAGAAGATTTTAAACAGATCAACAAACGCAGCTTGTTCACTTTCCAATTAGGCTGGAACTACGAGCGGATGCAAGGTTCTGGTTATCTCTACATGCTTTTACCTCAGCTGCGTAAAATGTACGGAGACGGCACTCCAGAATTGAAAGAAATGATGAAATTGCATACGCAATTCTTCAATACCTCACCTTTCTTCCACACCATTATTGCAGGTTTTGACCTAGCTATGGAAGAAAAAGACGGGGTTAAATCAAAAGATGCGGTCAATGGTATCAAGACAGGTCTTATGGGACCGTTTGCTCCTCTTGGAGACTCTATCTTTGGCTCTCTTGTGCCAGCTATCATGGGATCTATCGCTGCTACCATGGCTATTGCAGGCCAGCCTTGGGGAATTTTCCTTTGGATTGCTGTAGCAATTGTTTATGATATTTTCCGTTGGAAACAGTTAGAATTTGCCTACAAAGAAGGGGTCAATCTCATCACCAACATGCAAAGTACTTTGACAGCTCTTGTTGAAGCGGCTTCTGTACTGGGTATCTTCATGGTGGGTGGTTTGATTGCTACTATGATCAACTTTGAAGTATCTTGGGTATGGAACATCGGTGAGAAAGCTATTGATTTCCAAGACATGATGAATCTGATTTTCCCACGTTTGATTCCAGCAGTCTTTACGGGCTTTATCTTCTGGCTTTTGGGCAAGAAAGGAATGAACTCTACTAAGGCTATCTTCATTATCATTATCATGGCAGTAAGCTTCTCTGCTATTGGCTACTTCCTGCTGGGACAAGTACCAGAGTAA
- the ruvB gene encoding Holliday junction branch migration DNA helicase RuvB: MSRILDNELMGDEELVERTLRPQYLQEYIGQDKVKNQLKIFIEAAKLRDEALDHTLLFGPPGLGKTTMAFVIANELGVNLKQTSGPVIEKSGDLVAILNDLEPGDVLFIDEIHRLPMAVEEVLYSAMEDFYIDIMIGSGETSRSVHLDLPPFTLIGATTRAGMLSNPLRARFGITGHMEYYEAGDLTEIVERTAEIFEMDITHEAAKELALRSRGTPRIANRLLKRVRDYAQIMGNGLIDDKITDQALSMLDVDQEGLDYVDQKILKTMIEVYGGGPVGLGTLSVNIAEERETVEDMYEPYLIQKGFVMRTRTGRVATRKAYEHLGYEYMKE, encoded by the coding sequence ATGAGTAGAATTTTAGATAATGAATTAATGGGTGATGAGGAATTGGTGGAACGCACCTTGCGCCCCCAGTATTTACAGGAGTATATCGGTCAGGACAAGGTCAAGAATCAGCTGAAGATTTTTATTGAAGCGGCTAAGCTGAGGGATGAGGCGCTGGATCACACCCTGCTTTTTGGCCCTCCAGGTCTGGGGAAGACGACCATGGCCTTTGTCATTGCCAATGAACTAGGCGTAAATCTCAAGCAAACTTCAGGTCCGGTGATTGAAAAGTCCGGTGATTTGGTTGCAATCTTAAATGACCTTGAGCCGGGTGATGTCCTCTTTATAGATGAGATTCACCGCTTGCCAATGGCAGTAGAGGAAGTGCTGTACAGCGCTATGGAAGACTTTTACATCGACATTATGATTGGCTCAGGCGAGACCAGTCGCAGTGTCCATCTGGATTTGCCGCCTTTCACTCTGATTGGGGCGACCACTCGGGCAGGTATGCTGTCCAATCCTCTGCGTGCTCGCTTTGGGATTACTGGTCACATGGAGTATTATGAAGCTGGCGACTTGACGGAAATCGTTGAGCGGACGGCAGAGATTTTTGAGATGGATATTACCCACGAGGCTGCGAAGGAGCTGGCTCTGCGTAGCCGAGGCACACCGCGGATTGCCAACCGCTTGCTCAAGCGGGTCCGGGACTATGCGCAGATTATGGGCAATGGCCTGATTGATGATAAGATTACCGACCAGGCTCTCTCCATGCTGGATGTGGACCAGGAAGGACTGGACTATGTGGACCAGAAGATTTTGAAGACTATGATTGAGGTCTACGGTGGCGGTCCCGTGGGGCTGGGAACCCTCTCGGTCAATATTGCTGAGGAGCGTGAAACAGTGGAGGACATGTATGAGCCTTATCTGATTCAGAAAGGCTTCGTCATGCGGACACGGACTGGGCGCGTGGCTACCCGTAAAGCCTATGAGCATCTAGGATATGAGTATATGAAGGAATGA
- a CDS encoding PTS mannose/fructose/sorbose/N-acetylgalactosamine transporter subunit IIC, with the protein MIQWWQILLLTLYSAYQICDELTIVSSAGSPVFAGFITGLIMGDLTTGLFIGGSLQLFVLGVGTFGGASRIDATSGAVLATAFSVAQGIKPELAIATIAVPVATLLTYFDILGRMTTTYFAHRVDAAIERNYLLGALPWALSRALPVFLALAFGGTFVQAIVDGVAGVKWLAAGLTLAGRMLPGLGFAILLRYLPVKRNLHYLALGFGLTAMLTVLYSNIQTLGGAVSSIVGTLPKDAAITFANNFKGLSMIGVAIFGIFLAVQHFKYSQRTVAAAPAASTKSESEEIEDDEL; encoded by the coding sequence ATGATACAATGGTGGCAAATTTTACTACTCACTTTGTACTCAGCTTATCAAATCTGTGATGAGTTGACCATCGTTTCGTCAGCAGGATCACCTGTATTTGCTGGATTCATTACTGGCTTGATTATGGGTGATTTGACAACCGGTTTGTTTATCGGTGGTAGCCTGCAATTATTCGTTCTTGGTGTAGGAACATTTGGTGGGGCTTCTCGTATTGATGCGACATCAGGTGCCGTTCTTGCAACAGCCTTTTCCGTAGCACAAGGCATTAAGCCAGAGTTGGCTATTGCGACAATCGCAGTACCGGTAGCAACTTTGTTGACTTACTTTGATATCTTAGGCCGTATGACAACGACTTATTTCGCACACCGTGTGGATGCAGCAATTGAACGCAACTATCTCTTGGGTGCACTTCCTTGGGCTCTGTCTCGTGCTCTCCCAGTCTTTCTGGCTCTGGCATTTGGTGGAACATTTGTTCAAGCGATAGTAGATGGTGTTGCTGGTGTGAAATGGCTGGCTGCAGGTTTGACACTGGCTGGTCGTATGCTTCCAGGACTCGGGTTTGCTATCTTGCTTCGTTACCTTCCAGTTAAACGCAATCTTCATTACCTAGCTCTTGGTTTTGGCTTGACTGCTATGCTGACTGTTCTTTACTCAAACATTCAAACTTTGGGTGGGGCTGTATCTAGTATTGTTGGAACTCTTCCAAAAGATGCTGCGATCACATTTGCCAACAACTTCAAAGGCTTGTCTATGATTGGTGTAGCTATCTTTGGTATCTTCCTTGCAGTACAGCATTTCAAATACAGCCAAAGAACAGTAGCTGCTGCTCCAGCTGCTAGCACAAAATCAGAAAGTGAGGAAATTGAAGATGACGAACTCTAA
- a CDS encoding PTS sugar transporter subunit IIA gives MSKKLVLVSHGRFCEELKTTTEMIMGPQEDIYAVALLPEEGPEDFAAKFLETVKDFEDYLVFADLLGGTPCNVVSRFIMEGQDIELYAGVNLPMVIEFINASLTGAEVSYPSKAAENIVKVNDVLAGLMDDEDE, from the coding sequence ATGAGTAAGAAATTAGTTTTAGTTAGCCACGGCCGCTTTTGTGAGGAGCTGAAGACCACTACGGAAATGATTATGGGGCCTCAGGAAGACATCTATGCAGTAGCCTTGCTTCCAGAGGAAGGCCCAGAAGACTTCGCAGCTAAATTCTTAGAAACAGTCAAAGACTTTGAGGATTACTTGGTTTTTGCGGATCTCTTGGGGGGCACTCCTTGTAATGTAGTCAGCCGCTTCATTATGGAAGGACAGGATATCGAGCTTTATGCGGGGGTCAATCTGCCCATGGTCATTGAGTTTATCAATGCATCTTTGACAGGAGCAGAAGTCAGCTATCCATCCAAGGCAGCAGAGAATATTGTTAAGGTCAATGATGTTCTAGCTGGCCTAATGGATGATGAAGATGAATAA
- a CDS encoding glycoside hydrolase family 35 protein, which yields MKAVLYLRKHQMARFKIGHSFCLDDREFKILSGAIHYFRVQPEDWYHSLYNLKALGFNTVETYLPWNMHEPQKGVFNFQGILDIEAFLQTAQDLGLYAIIRPSPFICAEWEFGGLPAWLLNENMRIRSSDEAFLQAVASYYDELLPRLTPRLLDNGGNILMMQVENEYGSYGEDKAYLRAIRQLMEERGVTCPLFTSDGPWRATLKAGTLIEDNLFVTGNFGSKADYNFGQMQEFFDEHGKKWPLMCMEFWDGWFNRWKEPIIKRDPDELAQAVHEVLQQGSINLYMFHGGTNFGFMNGCSARGVIDLPQVTSYDYDALLNERGNPTDKYYAVQRMLKEHYPEYPQMEPLVKESFELRNIPLSQKVSLFETLPDLAQPIESLYPMKMEELGQNVGYLLYRTWASWDADQERLRVIDGRDRMQLYVDGQHIATQYQTEIGQDIMVDGQKKTEHQIDILMENMGRVNYGHKLLADTQQKGIRTGVCKDLHFLLDWQHYPLPLDHPEKIDFSKGWQEKQPAFYAFDFKMKALKDTYLDLSDFGKGVVFVNGVSIGRFWNVGPTLSLYIPHSLLREGDNRIIIFETEGIYSETIHLVNQPTFKTIKGENL from the coding sequence ATGAAAGCGGTTTTATACCTGAGGAAACATCAGATGGCAAGATTCAAAATTGGTCATTCCTTCTGTTTGGATGATCGGGAGTTTAAGATTTTATCGGGAGCCATTCACTATTTTCGGGTACAGCCTGAGGATTGGTATCATTCCCTTTATAATCTCAAAGCTCTGGGCTTTAACACAGTGGAGACTTATCTTCCCTGGAATATGCACGAACCCCAAAAAGGTGTCTTTAATTTTCAAGGGATTTTAGATATTGAGGCATTTTTACAGACGGCTCAGGATTTGGGACTTTATGCCATTATCCGCCCTTCGCCTTTTATCTGCGCGGAGTGGGAGTTCGGTGGTCTGCCGGCCTGGCTGCTCAATGAAAATATGCGCATCCGCTCATCAGATGAAGCCTTTCTGCAGGCCGTAGCCAGCTATTATGACGAGCTGCTGCCGCGACTGACTCCAAGGCTGCTGGACAATGGGGGCAATATCCTCATGATGCAGGTGGAAAATGAGTACGGTTCTTATGGGGAAGACAAGGCCTACCTGAGAGCAATCAGACAGCTCATGGAAGAGCGCGGTGTGACCTGTCCGCTCTTCACATCAGATGGACCTTGGCGGGCCACACTGAAAGCCGGTACACTGATTGAAGATAATCTCTTTGTGACAGGAAATTTCGGCTCCAAGGCAGATTATAACTTTGGTCAGATGCAGGAATTCTTTGACGAGCATGGCAAAAAGTGGCCACTCATGTGTATGGAGTTCTGGGATGGCTGGTTCAATCGCTGGAAAGAACCTATCATCAAGCGAGATCCAGACGAGCTGGCTCAAGCTGTTCACGAAGTGCTCCAGCAGGGCTCAATCAATCTCTATATGTTTCATGGCGGTACCAACTTTGGCTTCATGAACGGCTGTTCGGCCAGAGGTGTCATTGACCTGCCACAGGTAACTTCCTATGACTATGATGCTCTACTCAATGAGCGTGGCAATCCGACGGATAAGTACTATGCAGTCCAGAGGATGCTGAAAGAGCATTATCCAGAGTATCCACAGATGGAGCCGCTGGTGAAAGAGTCTTTTGAACTCAGGAATATCCCGCTCAGTCAGAAAGTTAGTCTCTTTGAGACATTGCCAGACTTGGCTCAGCCTATCGAAAGTCTCTATCCGATGAAGATGGAGGAGTTGGGGCAAAATGTCGGCTACCTGCTCTATCGAACTTGGGCTAGTTGGGATGCTGATCAGGAAAGGCTCCGTGTCATTGATGGCCGCGACCGTATGCAGCTCTATGTGGACGGTCAGCACATAGCAACCCAGTACCAGACAGAAATCGGTCAGGATATCATGGTGGACGGCCAGAAAAAGACAGAGCACCAGATTGATATTTTGATGGAGAATATGGGTCGGGTCAATTATGGCCACAAGCTCTTGGCAGATACCCAGCAGAAGGGGATTCGCACAGGTGTCTGCAAGGACCTGCACTTCCTGCTTGACTGGCAGCATTATCCATTGCCGCTGGACCATCCAGAAAAGATCGACTTTTCAAAAGGGTGGCAGGAAAAGCAACCAGCTTTCTACGCTTTTGACTTTAAAATGAAAGCGCTTAAAGATACTTACCTGGATCTGTCCGACTTTGGCAAGGGCGTCGTCTTTGTCAACGGTGTCAGCATTGGCCGTTTCTGGAATGTCGGACCGACCTTATCGCTCTATATCCCGCACAGCCTGCTCAGAGAAGGCGACAATCGCATTATTATCTTTGAGACAGAAGGGATCTACAGCGAAACCATTCACTTAGTTAACCAACCTACATTTAAAACAATAAAGGGGGAAAATCTATGA
- a CDS encoding SIS domain-containing protein, with translation MRKRMLDYSQEELQRLGADITTREIYQQPEVWQEAFELYKVQAADIAAFLKKIEDKYDYIKVIFAGAGSSAYVGDTLTPYFRQMYDERKWNFNAIATTDIVANPLVHLKREVPTVLVSFARSGNSPESVATVDLAKQLVDDLYQITITCAAQGKLAQQAQGDEKNLLLLQPEASNDAGFAMTSSFSSMMLTALLVFDRAELAQKEAKVAALIQLSQDVLERVADVQQLVDLDFSRVIYLGAGHFFGLAHEAQLKILELTAGQIATMYESPVGFRHGPKSLINQDTVVLVFGSTDAYTKAYDLDLVREVAGDGIVRRLVLLTDREEQLEGVDQVVLSTQEPLGDSYRIFPYIVYAQLFALLSSLKVKNRPDTPSPTGTVNRVVQGVIIHPLGQ, from the coding sequence ATGAGAAAGAGAATGTTAGATTATTCACAGGAAGAATTGCAGCGTCTGGGGGCTGACATCACAACGAGAGAAATCTATCAGCAGCCTGAGGTTTGGCAGGAAGCCTTTGAACTTTACAAGGTTCAGGCCGCAGATATCGCTGCTTTTCTGAAAAAAATCGAGGACAAATATGACTACATCAAGGTCATTTTTGCTGGAGCCGGCTCATCAGCCTATGTCGGAGATACCTTGACGCCTTATTTCAGGCAGATGTATGATGAGCGCAAATGGAATTTTAACGCTATTGCAACGACAGATATCGTAGCCAATCCCTTGGTACATCTGAAGAGAGAAGTGCCTACAGTGCTGGTTTCCTTTGCCCGCAGTGGAAATTCCCCAGAAAGTGTAGCGACTGTGGACTTGGCTAAGCAGCTGGTGGATGACTTGTATCAGATTACCATTACTTGTGCTGCCCAAGGCAAGCTAGCCCAGCAGGCCCAAGGTGATGAGAAGAATCTTTTGCTCCTGCAGCCGGAAGCTTCTAATGATGCTGGTTTTGCCATGACCTCTAGCTTCAGTTCCATGATGCTGACAGCCCTTTTGGTCTTTGATCGGGCTGAACTAGCCCAGAAGGAAGCCAAGGTTGCGGCTCTGATTCAGCTCAGTCAGGATGTTTTAGAACGCGTTGCAGATGTGCAGCAGCTGGTTGATTTGGATTTCAGTCGGGTCATTTATCTGGGAGCAGGGCATTTCTTTGGTCTGGCGCATGAAGCCCAGCTTAAGATTTTAGAGCTGACAGCCGGCCAAATTGCGACCATGTACGAAAGCCCAGTCGGCTTCCGGCATGGACCTAAGTCGTTGATTAACCAAGACACAGTCGTTTTGGTCTTTGGTTCGACAGATGCCTATACCAAGGCTTATGATTTGGACTTGGTGCGGGAAGTGGCTGGTGACGGGATTGTCCGCAGACTAGTCTTGCTGACTGACCGAGAGGAGCAGTTGGAAGGAGTCGATCAAGTAGTGCTAAGTACCCAAGAGCCTCTGGGAGATAGCTATCGCATCTTCCCTTACATCGTTTACGCTCAGCTCTTTGCTCTCTTGTCCTCGCTCAAGGTTAAGAACCGTCCAGATACACCATCTCCGACAGGAACAGTCAATCGTGTAGTACAGGGAGTTATCATTCACCCTCTTGGGCAGTAA
- a CDS encoding GntR family transcriptional regulator encodes MAIPKYQQIKDELKQQIISGKFENGDKFYTEAELIQMFNVSSITVVRALNELANDGYIIRQQGKGTFVSRARKHKLVEFSDVETFPIQKDKVTVLSIKRGNDLKILDKLELAPTQFYYKIDRIRRTGDKVYIYHQTYIPEQYINPNYPDMDYYSSIYNRFKTDYHIHMNDEHFEETNEIVFPTPKDVAKVLEVDTNFPTVHQVKITQLESTGQILEYSETYKRGDFFKIKFISCNRDH; translated from the coding sequence ATGGCTATTCCAAAATACCAACAAATCAAAGATGAGCTCAAGCAGCAAATCATTTCTGGCAAATTTGAAAATGGCGATAAGTTTTACACAGAGGCTGAGCTGATTCAGATGTTTAATGTCAGCTCCATTACCGTTGTCCGCGCTTTGAATGAACTGGCCAACGATGGTTACATCATCCGCCAACAAGGCAAGGGAACCTTCGTTTCACGTGCAAGAAAGCACAAACTGGTGGAATTTTCTGACGTTGAGACCTTCCCTATCCAAAAAGATAAGGTGACTGTTCTCTCCATTAAACGCGGGAATGACCTGAAAATCTTAGATAAGCTAGAACTAGCACCAACGCAGTTCTACTATAAGATCGACCGGATCAGACGGACTGGCGATAAAGTCTATATCTATCACCAAACCTATATCCCTGAGCAGTACATCAATCCTAACTATCCAGATATGGACTACTACAGCTCTATCTACAACCGCTTCAAAACTGACTACCACATTCACATGAATGATGAGCATTTTGAAGAGACCAATGAAATTGTCTTCCCAACACCAAAAGATGTTGCGAAAGTGCTGGAAGTTGATACCAACTTCCCGACCGTTCATCAGGTGAAGATTACCCAGCTGGAAAGCACTGGACAGATCTTAGAGTACAGCGAAACTTACAAACGCGGCGACTTCTTCAAGATCAAGTTCATTTCCTGCAATCGGGACCACTAA
- a CDS encoding IS30 family transposase, whose product MGYLHITIIDRLKIEAYLEAGFNLSYIATKLGFHRSSISREIKRCPNKYSAEEAQRQYEELSRLKGRKTACTSQMKKDIERHLKASWSPEQIHGRYQYENKPIISFKTIYNWIYNGQLEVSLETLRRKGKTREPRETRGKFIIGKPISKRPKEVKNRQNFGHWELDTMVSSRGKSKGCLATFVERKTRFYLAFKIPDRSARSMFSAIETLQKIFPKNFLKTFTSDRGKEFACYPQVEALGIDFYFADAYSSWQRGSNENSNGLLREYFPKRTNLTDITDESLVNALLAINHRPRKCLGYKTAFEALMDEF is encoded by the coding sequence ATGGGCTACTTACATATTACCATAATTGATCGTCTAAAGATAGAAGCATATCTTGAAGCAGGTTTTAATCTGTCCTATATTGCAACTAAGTTAGGTTTCCACCGTTCATCAATTAGCCGAGAAATCAAACGGTGTCCAAATAAATATTCTGCCGAAGAAGCACAAAGGCAATATGAGGAATTATCTAGACTTAAGGGAAGGAAAACTGCATGTACTTCACAGATGAAGAAAGATATAGAACGTCATTTAAAAGCATCTTGGTCACCCGAGCAGATTCATGGGCGTTATCAGTACGAAAATAAGCCAATCATATCGTTTAAAACGATTTATAATTGGATATATAATGGGCAACTCGAAGTTAGTTTAGAGACGTTAAGACGAAAAGGTAAAACACGTGAACCTCGTGAGACTAGAGGGAAATTCATTATTGGTAAACCTATTTCCAAGCGACCTAAAGAAGTGAAGAACAGGCAAAATTTCGGTCATTGGGAATTAGATACCATGGTTTCTTCCAGAGGGAAAAGCAAAGGATGCTTGGCTACATTTGTAGAGCGCAAAACACGTTTTTATCTGGCATTTAAAATACCTGACCGATCAGCTAGATCAATGTTTTCAGCCATAGAAACACTTCAGAAGATTTTTCCTAAGAACTTTTTAAAAACATTTACATCAGACAGAGGAAAAGAATTTGCTTGTTATCCTCAAGTGGAAGCTTTAGGAATAGACTTTTACTTTGCGGACGCTTATTCATCTTGGCAAAGAGGAAGTAATGAAAATTCAAATGGTTTGCTTAGAGAATATTTTCCTAAGAGAACTAATCTAACCGACATTACTGATGAATCGTTAGTAAATGCTTTACTTGCTATAAATCACCGTCCAAGAAAATGCTTAGGTTACAAAACAGCATTTGAGGCACTTATGGATGAATTTTAG
- a CDS encoding PTS system mannose/fructose/N-acetylgalactosamine-transporter subunit IIB encodes MTIVGARIDGRLIHGQVANLWTTKLNISRIMVIDDEVAENAIEKSGLKLATPAGVKLSVLPIAKAAENILAGKYDSQRLLIVARKPDRFLRLVEAGVPLETLNVGNMSQSDETRSITRSINVVDADVEAFHKLHEKGVKLTAQMVPNDQVEDFMKLLK; translated from the coding sequence ATGACAATAGTAGGTGCACGTATCGATGGACGTTTGATCCATGGACAGGTAGCCAATCTTTGGACTACCAAGCTTAACATTTCACGCATTATGGTGATTGACGATGAGGTAGCTGAAAACGCTATCGAAAAGAGCGGGCTCAAGCTCGCAACGCCAGCTGGTGTGAAATTAAGTGTCTTGCCAATTGCTAAGGCAGCAGAAAATATTTTGGCCGGCAAGTATGATTCACAGCGACTCTTAATTGTCGCTCGCAAGCCAGACCGTTTTCTGCGGTTGGTCGAAGCTGGTGTTCCGCTGGAAACGCTGAATGTCGGCAATATGTCTCAGTCAGACGAAACTCGCTCCATTACCCGCTCTATCAACGTGGTAGATGCAGATGTTGAAGCCTTTCACAAGCTGCACGAAAAAGGAGTCAAGCTGACTGCGCAAATGGTTCCCAACGATCAGGTTGAGGACTTCATGAAGTTATTAAAATAA